In a single window of the Nicotiana tomentosiformis chromosome 8, ASM39032v3, whole genome shotgun sequence genome:
- the LOC104112914 gene encoding uncharacterized protein, with product MNIPYQCCNWILLAKLESFRWKIALLFVSILIRRRRGRKAAVRKIPEQIILSEVKRMVEEMQALNKKLEDTEVAINEYFKPLDQQAEEVMKMQLKGDERRKDELMEAMQRQALLEMANAENLKNMQIQGTDKNVQREHPQRLDQK from the exons ATGAACATTCCTTATCAATGTTGTAATTGGATATTGTTGGCAAAGTTAGAGTCTTTTAGGTGGAAAATTGCTTTGCTTTTTGTTTCCATTTTGATCAGGCGGAGGAGAGGAAGGAAAGCAGCAGTAAGGAAGATTCCCGAACAGATTATTCTATCAGAAGTTAAGCGCATGGTAGAAGAGATGCAAGCTTTAAATAAGAAGTTAGAAGATACT GAGGTTGCTATAAATGAATATTTTAAGCCTTTAGACCAGCAAGCAGAGGAAGTAATGAAAATGCAGCTTAAGGGAGATGAAAGGAGAAAAGATGAGCTGATGGAGGCCATGCAGAGGCAAGCACTTCTTGAGATGGCTAATGCAGAGAATCTAAAAAACATGCAAATCCAGGGCACAGACAAAAATGTCCAAAGAGAACATCCACAGAGACTCGATCAGAAGTAA
- the LOC104112916 gene encoding bax inhibitor 1-like yields the protein MEGFTSFFNSQSASRNRWSYDSLKNFRQISPLVQTHLKQVYLTLCCALVASAAGVYLHILWNIGGLLTTLACMGSMVWLLLSSPYQEQKRVALLMAAALFEGASIGPLIKAGIDFDPSIVIGAFVGCAVVFGCFSAAAMVARRREYLYLGGLLSSGVSLLCWLQLASSIFGGSMALFKFELYFGLLVFVGYIVVDTQEIIEKAHLGDLDYVKHALTLFTDFVAVFVRILIIMLKNASEKEEEKKKRRRD from the exons ATGGAAGGTTTTACCTCGTTCTTCAACTCGCAATCGGCGTCGCGCAACCGCTGGAGTTACGATTCTCTCAAAAACTTCCGCCAGATCTCTCCTCTCGTTCAAACTCATCTCAAGCAG GTCTATCTTACTCTATGCTGTGCTTTAGTAGCATCAGCTGCTGGGGTTTACCTTCACATTCTTTGGAATATTGGTGGCTTACTCACAACACTGGCTTGCATGGGAAGCATGGTGTGGCTTTTGTTGAGTTCTCCTTATCAAGAG CAAAAAAGGGTGGCACTTCTGATGGCGGCTGCACTCTTTGAAGGGGCTTCTATTGGTCCTCTGATTAAAGCGGGCATTGACTTCGACCCAAG CATTGTGATTGGGGCTTTTGTAGGTTGTGCTGTGGTATTTGGTTGCTTCTCAGCTGCTGCCATGGTGGCAAGGCGCAGAGAGTACTTGTACCTTGGGGGCCTTCTTTCATCAGGTGTCTCCCTCCTCTGTTGGTTGCAACTGGCGTCCTCCATCTTTGGTGGTTCCATGGCCCTTTTCAAGTTTGAG TTGTATTTTGGGCTCTTGGTGTTTGTGGGCTACATTGTTGTTGACACCCAGGAGATTATTGAGAAGGCTCACTTGGGTGATTTGGACTACGTTAAGCATGCATTGACCCTATTTACAGACTTTGTTGCTGTCTTTGTGCGTATTCTGATCATCATG CTGAAGAATGCATCTGAGAaggaagaagagaagaagaaaaggaggaGAGACTAG
- the LOC104112917 gene encoding uncharacterized protein: MEFQLTSFSATTTTDISDLQKAWHIFALLLSTGRPARPSELSSKCTLFSTSPEFIEFLCFIPNSPLHLTSNYFVTFSQLGFVSTVKFFANANVSPAYVPQLEFRGFQMRRESECVFRTYYRKRKRARSEVEYSYVVTKRGCFNNFDVEQGSQVMVNLPSMTRRICGQAYLPNGSLSCGMNQLTRIPVSLACDFNRVYEMFRTSSIIEGSARPSSSRLKCVEYECEEEIDKGKNNNNKRENSCKTNFVHKPICKSKILSHSVFNAPKSTAVESITDPVLQLKPLHISSLETTCTSITAETVDTKESKINSDINSCTKVDKEMEILLSAADTSVQGFEKMTQMENFVEGNEEEPASYPVNNRNINCTEIHPAKAEKSPQDTPLENATMGCTTAFLHMETAKTDMPPQNHAILVHTQSAGQKQLGKSSPNSKPFQRDVLDHREQRSSKALKIHNAASLLLDKAQLRRDAKSIPMKLKHTQNYDLGVSIIERNGNPNENGENFVCNSTKNQSEQKQLPNLEFYTVEDEEGSGGYGTVYRARRKSDGVKFAIKCPHPNANKQHVLNELKMLERFGGKNFVIKYEGSFKNGNSDCLVLEHVEHDRPEVLKRDIDVSQLRWYGYCMFRALAGLHKQGIVHRDVKPGNFLFSTKANKGYLIDFNLALDLHQKYGTSDKTKLSHATSSNNGPIPVAKSLPPIKQRKYIAKPEEGIKQEAGKGIKSLIRPKNLKRKADQEKISADIAYRSIKKSQGADGSGITSAKDATSNRTPSAERLREPLPSQGRKELINLVQEALQGSNHGETNGPTSKRKRVAATPGKAERKYVYPTPMPLHSSGIAIGGAGLLKSKGDGKHKREGPCVGTKGFRAPEVLFRSVHQGTKLDIWSAGVTLLYFIIGRTPFAGDPDQNIKEIVKLKGSEDLWEVAKLHNRESSFPADLFDLKSLSPVRLRDWCLRNTRKQGFLEIIPHSLIDLVDKCLTANPRLRISAEEALRHEYFSPCHEALRKHRLYRQGLSQEIQDPVSTLPLPENSETCGVL; encoded by the exons ATGGAATTTCAACTAACCTCATTCTCCGCCACCACCACTACTGATATTTCCGACCTACAAAAAGCATGGCATATTTTCGCTCTTCTATTATCAACAGGACGACCAGCTCGGCCGTCGGAGCTTTCATCCAAATGCACCTTATTTTCTACTTCCCCGGAATTCATCGAATTTCTCTGTTTCATTCCTAATTCTCCTCTCCATTTGACGAGCAATTACTTCGTCACTTTTTCTCAATTAGGATTTGTATCAACCGTGAAATTCTTCGCTAATGCGAATGTGTCTCCGGCTTACGTACCTCAGCTGGAGTTTCGAGGTTTCCAGATGAGACGAGAGAGTGAGTGTGTATTTAGGACTTACTATAGGAAAAGGAAGAGAGCTAGATCGGAGGTTGAGTATTCATACGTGGTTACTAAAAGAGGATGCTTCAACAATTTTGACG TTGAGCAAGGAAGCCAAGTGATGGTGAATTTGCCTTCAATGACTCGGAGGATTTGTGGACAG GCATATCTCCCCAATGGCAGTTTGAGTTGTGGCATGAATCAGTTGACAAGAATACCAGTGTCATTGGCTTGCGACTTCAATAGAGTTTATGAGATGTTCAGAACTTCTTCGATAATTGAAGGTAGTGCCAGACCATCAAGTTCTAGACTTAAATGTGTTGAATATGAATGTGAAGAGGAGATAGACAAAggaaagaacaacaacaacaaaagagAGAACAGTTGTAAaacaaattttgtacataaaCCTATCTGTAAATCTAAAATTCTTAGTCACAGCGTGTTCAACGCCCCTAAATCAACCGCAGTTGAAAGTATCACAGATCCCGTACTTCAGCTAAAGCCACTTCACATTAGTTCATTGGAAACCACATGTACCAGTATAACTGCTGAGACGGTTGATACAAAAGAAAGCAAAATAAACTCTGACATAAATTCCTGTACAAAAGTGGACAAAGAAATGGAAATTCTGCTATCTGCAGCTGATACTTCAGTCCAAGGTTTTGAAAAGATGACTCAAATGGAAAATTTTGTGGAAGGCAACGAAGAAGAACCCGCTTCTTATCCTGTTAATAATAGAAACATTAACTGCACTGAGATTCATCCAGCAAAGGCGGAAAAATCCCCTCAAGATACTCCTTTAGAGAATGCTACCATGGGATGCACGACAGCATTTCTCCACATGGAAACAGCAAAAACAGATATGCCTCCACAGAATCATGCCATCTTAGTGCACACACAATCTGCGGGTCAGAAGCAGCTCGGAAAATCATCCCCTAATTCTAAACCCTTTCAACGGGATGTACTAGATCACAGAGAGCAAAGGTCTTCCAAGGCACTGAAGATTCACAATGCTGCCAGTCTGCTTCTCGACAAAGCGCAACTCAGAAGAGATGCAAAGTCAATCCCCATGAAACTGAAGCACACACAGAACTATGACTTGGGTGTGAGTATTATAGAGAGGAATGGAAATCCAAATGAAAATGGGGAAAATTTCGTATGTAACTCCACAAAA AATCAATCAGAGCAAAAACAATTGCCTAACCTTGAGTTCTATACTGTGGAGGACGAAGAGGGTTCAG GTGGTTATGGGACAGTGTACAGGGCAAGGAGAAAGAGTGATGGAGTGAAGTTTGCAATTAAAT GTCCTCACCCAAATGCTAACAAACAACATGTCCTTAATGAGTTGAAGATGCTGGAGCGCTTTGG GGGAAAGAACTTTGTAATTAAGTATGAAGGATCATTCAAGAATGGAAATTCTGATTGCCTTGTTCTAGAGCATGTCGAGCATGATAGACCAGAG GTCTTGAAAAGAGATATAGATGTTTCCCAGCTCCGGTGGTATGGCTATTGCATGTTCAGGGCACTTGCTGGTTTACACAAACAG GGTATTGTTCATAGAGATGTTAAACCTGGAAACTTTCTTTTTTCTACCAAGGCTAATAAAGGTTACCTCATTGACTTTAACCTTGCCCTG GATCTGCACCAGAAATATGGAACATCAG ACAAGACAAAGTTGAGCCACGCCACAAGCTCTAATAATGGTCCTATACCCGTTGCCAAGTCTCTTCCTCCAATTAAACAAAGAAAATACATTGCAAAACCTGAGGAAGGCATCAAACAGGAAGCAGGAAAAGGCATTAAGTCTCTAATACGACCCAAAAACCTGAAAAGGAAGGCTGACCAAGAAAAGATCAGCGCAGATATTGCATATAGGAGTATTAAAAAAAGTCAAGGTGCTGATGGTTCGGGGATAACCTCAGCAAAGGATGCAACAAGCAATAGGACACCATCAGCTGAAAGGTTGAGAGAACCCCTTCCATCTCAAGGTAGGAAGGAGCTGATTAACCTGGTGCAAGAAGCACTTCAAGGTTCAAATCATGGAGAAACGAATGGTCCAACTTCCAAGAGAAAAAGGGTTGCTGCAACTCCTGGAAAAGCAGAAAGGAAGTATGTTTACCCAACTCCAATGCCATTGCATTCATCTGGAATTGCCATTGGTGGTGCTGGTTTGCTGAAAAGCAAAG GGGACGGGAAACACAAGCGAGAAGGACCATGTGTTGGAACTAAGGGTTTCAGAGCTCCAGAG GTGCTATTCCGATCTGTACATCAAGGTACAAAACTTGATATTTGGTCAGCTGGTGTCACCTTACTCTATTTCATTATTGGCCGAACACCATTTGCAGGAGATCCTGACCA GAACATAAAGGAAATCGTCAAATTGAAAGGAAGTGAAGATTTGTGGGAAGTGGCCAAACTACACAACCGAGAATCTTCATTTCCAGCG GATTTATTTGACCTAAAATCTCTGTCGCCTGTAAGATTACGAGATTGGTGTTTAAGAAACACCCGAAAACAAGGTTTTCTAGAGATCATTCCACACTCACTTATCGATCTTGTGGACAAGTGTTTAACTGCGAATCCAAGATTGAGGATTAGTGCAGAGGAAGCCCTCCGGCATGAGTACTTCTCTCCATGCCATGAAGCTTTGAGAAAGCATAGGCTTTATCGTCAAGGGCTCAGCCAAGAGATCCAAGACCCAGTGTCTACACTTCCCTTACCAGAAAATTCTGAAACATGTGGAGTATTGTAA
- the LOC104112918 gene encoding vesicle-associated protein 2-1-like has translation MTGTTNQLISVSPEELRFQFELEKQSYCDLKVTNSTEHCVAFKVKTTSPKKYFVRPNTGIIHPWDSCFIRVTLQAQKEYPPDMQCKDKFLLQSTVVNNDSDELSPDTFNKDSGRTVEECKLRVVYISPHSSPGHSEDAFKQSSDVNSSQALQRARDERDAAFRQTQQLQQEVEVLKRRRTRRGDAGFSLKFALVVGVIGIMVGFLFKLLMSSPSTE, from the exons ATGACTGGTACTACTAACCAGTTGATATCTGTTAGTCCTGAGGAGCTCAGATTCCAAt TTGAGCTGGAGAAACAAAGCTACTGTGATCTTAAAGTTACAAACAGCACAGAGCACTGTGTTGCTTTCAAG GTGAAAACTACTTCTCCTAAAAAGTACTTTGTTCGGCCAAACACGGGTATCATACATCCCTGGGATTCATGTTTTATACGAG TCACCCTTCAAGCTCAAAAAGAGTACCCTCCAGATATGCAATGCAAGGACAAGTTCCTCCTACAGAGTACTGTTGTGAATAATGATTCTGACGAACTTTCTCCCGATACT TTTAATAAGGATAGTGGAAGAACTGTAGAAGAGTGCAAGCTTAGGGTTGTTTACATCTCTCCTCACTCGTCTCCTGGACATTCTGAAGATGCGTTTAAACAAAGTTCTGATGTCAACTCT AGTCAAGCATTGCAGCGTGCCAGAGATGAAAGGGATGCAGCTTTCCGACAAACACAGCAGCTGCAACAGGAAGTG GAAGTTTTGAAGAGACGAAGAACTCGGAGAGGTGATGCAGGCTTCTCTCTAAAGTTTGCACTCGTTGTGGGAGTCATTGGGATAATGGTTGGATTTCTATTTAAACTGTTGATGTCTTCACCTTCTACAGAATAG